One part of the Streptomyces sp. NBC_00286 genome encodes these proteins:
- a CDS encoding LuxR C-terminal-related transcriptional regulator yields MPRNTASAARDTRDTSANVPASGRGGAEARRGPTGDPLLAAKFAIPAVPRTLVHRQRLLDRLTAGTAGPLTLITGPAGAGKTTLAASWVAEGTAPGPVVWLTAEHEDRAPGEFWAYVLEALRHHEVELPEDPDRPGSAEFVEHSLLATLASGLARRNRPVVFVLDGLDQVPVREVTSALDFVLSHAGPSLRLVVISRVDPLLPLHRYRAQGRICEIRSADLAFTEQEASMLLRGHGLESCEESADVLTTRTGGWAAGLRLCALEMQRSDDPSGFARSFAASQSAVADYLLAEVLDAQPETTRDLLMRSSILERVHPDLANTLTGREDAEWILAGLARAGAFVESVAGTRWCRFQPLFAEVLRTHLRHHHPGLEPRLRRRAAVWLADHGWLTEAVEQAAAAADWEWASARVVEHLEIGRLLTGPEAQRLEGCFAGMPRDLPDAASALVAGACAAARYDFVGCRAQLDRAGEHIRTAQAQPSAETRLALSLLRLLSLPGGGDRDAAREADRTLDLAGCVPRSRRAEHPEIEALRRYGLARGLLLTGRLGAARAAFAAFAAAADGRTDATDVVRHHSLGMLALLESLRGELNEAEKHARLALATARDRSVPPARRSGIGHLALAGVALERGDLRGARHHLDLGSECPDAELDPVARTELLVARAHLNLAQGRWRDALAEIEDRPPSLPPWPAQRVALADSAVQLARGDPTAAISALREAGPDASAHVIALARAHLASGDADRALALLPPPDDQGDAGIRQRVAVLLIRAHAALLAKDTESAHRILGEALSTARPETLRRPFLEAGPWVRHLLELRPHMAHRHAWLGSPSAPLVVEQLSVRERQVLEHCAQVMSTEEIAEAMCLSVNTVKTHLRSIFRKLVVSRRGEAVRRARELGLL; encoded by the coding sequence ATGCCCCGCAACACAGCCTCAGCAGCACGGGACACCCGCGATACCTCGGCGAACGTCCCGGCTTCCGGCCGCGGCGGCGCGGAGGCGCGCCGGGGGCCGACGGGCGACCCGCTGCTGGCCGCGAAGTTCGCGATCCCGGCCGTGCCACGGACTCTCGTACACCGTCAGCGGCTGCTGGACCGGCTCACCGCGGGTACGGCCGGTCCTCTGACGCTGATCACCGGCCCGGCGGGCGCTGGGAAGACGACGCTGGCGGCCTCGTGGGTGGCCGAGGGGACGGCACCGGGCCCGGTGGTGTGGCTGACCGCGGAGCATGAGGACCGAGCGCCCGGGGAGTTCTGGGCGTACGTACTCGAAGCGCTGCGCCATCACGAGGTCGAGCTGCCCGAGGATCCGGACCGGCCCGGGTCCGCCGAGTTCGTCGAGCACTCCTTGCTCGCGACACTCGCGTCCGGGCTGGCCCGCCGAAACCGGCCGGTCGTGTTCGTACTCGACGGTCTCGACCAGGTTCCGGTACGGGAGGTGACCTCGGCCCTGGACTTCGTCCTGAGCCACGCGGGCCCGAGTTTGCGCCTGGTCGTCATCAGCCGGGTCGACCCCCTGCTTCCGCTGCACCGCTACCGTGCCCAGGGCCGGATCTGTGAGATCCGCAGCGCCGATCTGGCGTTCACCGAGCAGGAGGCCTCCATGCTCCTGCGCGGACATGGTCTGGAGTCCTGCGAGGAGAGCGCCGACGTCCTGACGACTCGCACCGGAGGCTGGGCGGCCGGTCTGAGGCTGTGCGCCCTGGAGATGCAACGGTCCGACGACCCGAGCGGCTTCGCCCGCTCCTTCGCAGCATCCCAGAGCGCGGTAGCCGACTACCTGCTCGCCGAGGTACTCGACGCCCAGCCCGAGACCACCCGCGACCTGCTGATGCGCTCGAGCATCCTCGAGCGGGTGCACCCCGACCTGGCGAACACGCTGACGGGGCGCGAGGACGCGGAGTGGATCCTGGCGGGGCTCGCCCGCGCGGGCGCCTTCGTGGAGTCCGTGGCGGGGACGAGGTGGTGCCGTTTCCAGCCACTGTTCGCCGAGGTTCTGCGCACGCATCTGCGCCACCATCATCCCGGGCTCGAACCCCGGTTGCGCCGCCGGGCCGCGGTCTGGCTCGCCGACCATGGCTGGCTCACCGAGGCGGTGGAGCAGGCGGCTGCGGCGGCGGACTGGGAGTGGGCCAGCGCCCGGGTGGTCGAGCATCTGGAGATCGGGCGTCTGCTTACCGGTCCCGAGGCCCAGCGGCTGGAGGGCTGCTTTGCCGGTATGCCGCGTGATCTCCCCGACGCCGCGTCCGCGCTCGTGGCGGGGGCCTGTGCCGCGGCTCGGTACGACTTCGTGGGATGCCGGGCGCAACTGGACCGGGCTGGGGAGCACATCCGCACGGCCCAAGCACAGCCGTCTGCGGAGACACGGCTCGCTCTTTCCCTGCTCCGGCTGCTCAGTTTGCCCGGCGGTGGAGACCGCGATGCTGCCCGGGAGGCAGACCGGACGCTGGACCTCGCCGGGTGCGTGCCCCGGTCGCGGCGTGCGGAGCATCCGGAGATCGAGGCGCTACGGCGGTACGGACTGGCCCGCGGGCTGCTGCTCACCGGGCGTCTCGGCGCCGCCCGCGCCGCCTTCGCCGCCTTCGCCGCGGCGGCGGACGGCCGCACCGACGCGACCGACGTCGTACGGCACCACAGTCTCGGGATGCTGGCCCTGCTGGAGTCCCTCCGCGGTGAGCTCAACGAGGCCGAGAAACATGCCCGGTTGGCCCTCGCGACCGCCCGCGACCGTTCCGTGCCGCCGGCGCGGCGGTCCGGGATCGGGCATCTCGCGCTGGCCGGCGTCGCCCTCGAACGCGGCGATCTCCGGGGCGCACGTCATCATCTCGACCTCGGTTCCGAGTGTCCCGACGCGGAGCTCGACCCGGTCGCGCGTACCGAACTGCTGGTGGCGCGCGCCCACTTGAACCTCGCGCAAGGCCGCTGGCGCGATGCCCTCGCGGAGATCGAGGATCGTCCGCCTTCGCTCCCGCCCTGGCCGGCGCAGCGCGTCGCCCTCGCGGACTCGGCCGTCCAGTTGGCCCGGGGTGATCCCACTGCGGCGATCAGCGCCCTGCGCGAAGCCGGGCCTGATGCGTCGGCGCACGTCATCGCGCTTGCCCGCGCCCATCTCGCGTCGGGAGACGCCGACCGGGCGCTCGCTCTCCTTCCACCACCGGACGATCAGGGCGACGCGGGCATCAGGCAACGGGTCGCCGTCCTTCTGATACGGGCCCATGCCGCGCTCCTCGCCAAGGACACCGAGTCGGCGCACCGCATACTCGGCGAAGCCCTCTCCACCGCCCGGCCCGAGACTCTGCGGCGCCCCTTCCTCGAGGCGGGGCCCTGGGTGCGGCACCTTCTGGAGCTGCGGCCCCATATGGCCCACAGGCACGCCTGGCTCGGGAGCCCCTCGGCTCCACTGGTCGTGGAGCAGCTCAGTGTTCGCGAGCGTCAAGTGCTCGAGCACTGCGCGCAGGTCATGTCGACGGAGGAGATCGCGGAGGCGATGTGTCTGTCGGTCAACACGGTGAAGACGCACTTGCGGAGCATCTTCCGCAAGCTCGTTGTCTCCCGACGGGGCGAGGCGGTACGGCGAGCGCGGGAGCTTGGGCTGCTCTGA
- a CDS encoding DUF7144 family membrane protein: MTQTVHRRSPETMPAAAGLVVFAAVMLVIAGVLDIFRGIMGIADDDLFVATPQYVFRFDLTGWGWFHLILGFLGVLIGVSLFKAALWARIAGVAIAGFLIIANFLSLPYYPVWSIISIALYSFVIWALCVVRPGTITD; encoded by the coding sequence ATGACGCAGACAGTGCACCGCCGCTCTCCCGAAACGATGCCTGCTGCCGCCGGACTGGTCGTGTTCGCGGCGGTCATGCTGGTCATCGCCGGTGTCCTCGACATCTTCCGGGGGATCATGGGCATCGCCGACGACGATCTCTTCGTCGCGACGCCGCAGTACGTCTTCCGGTTCGACCTGACCGGATGGGGCTGGTTCCACCTGATCCTCGGGTTCCTGGGGGTCCTCATCGGTGTCAGCCTGTTCAAGGCCGCCCTCTGGGCACGGATCGCGGGTGTGGCGATCGCCGGGTTCCTGATCATCGCGAACTTCCTGTCGCTGCCCTACTACCCGGTCTGGTCGATCATCTCGATCGCCCTGTACTCCTTCGTCATCTGGGCGCTGTGCGTGGTACGGCCAGGGACGATCACCGACTGA
- a CDS encoding GAP family protein, with protein sequence MDGLQILPPAITMMVGPQIMSAVIFVTTPSAVHVSLGFLGGVAVVATAAGVALAWGLAAAPGNAVDLGSRDDNGSGGKIIQYVLVGLLAASTAKNWFGRATAEPPKRLGTLMTAGPKRAFKVGLLVILLMPSDIAIMLTAGVHLEQSDSGYERALPFIALTVLVAAIPLLARLLFHRRAESAAPTVQEWIRPMAGSSTSSPARSSSS encoded by the coding sequence GTGGACGGTCTCCAGATCCTTCCGCCGGCCATCACCATGATGGTCGGGCCGCAGATCATGTCGGCGGTCATCTTCGTGACGACACCGAGCGCGGTTCATGTGTCCCTGGGTTTCCTGGGCGGCGTAGCGGTGGTCGCGACGGCGGCAGGAGTGGCCCTCGCGTGGGGACTCGCCGCCGCCCCGGGGAACGCCGTCGACCTGGGCAGCAGAGACGACAACGGCTCGGGCGGCAAGATCATCCAGTACGTACTCGTCGGCCTGCTGGCGGCTTCGACGGCGAAGAACTGGTTCGGACGGGCCACCGCCGAGCCGCCGAAACGGCTCGGCACGCTGATGACGGCCGGCCCGAAGAGGGCGTTCAAGGTCGGGCTGCTCGTCATCCTGCTGATGCCGTCGGACATCGCGATCATGCTGACGGCCGGTGTGCATCTGGAACAGAGCGACTCGGGATACGAGCGGGCGCTTCCGTTCATCGCCCTGACCGTCCTGGTGGCCGCGATCCCGCTGCTGGCCCGGCTCCTGTTCCACCGGCGGGCGGAGTCAGCCGCGCCGACGGTACAGGAGTGGATCAGACCCATGGCCGGCTCATCAACATCATCGCCTGCGCGATCTTCATCGTCCTGA
- a CDS encoding cytochrome P450 encodes MSIPTPTSSPSTTDAIREPMPLADVDLADLDNFTDGVTPWRMFHTLRHEDPVHWQPEEVPNSGFWAVTRHADIAAVDRDSETFTSTKFVNLEEVDDDQIKRRASILELDGVRHRALRSLIQRQFGASVINSYTDFLRGLTATTLDAALAKGSFDFVREISADFPINVLARLLDVPPTDNQQLIDWGNRIIGNTDPDYADVLLHSEESEQYRDLPFRSPASLEVFEYGRELARRRRGGDGTDLVSKLVNTTPRDGVPLSPQDFDNYFLLLVVAGNETTRHTITHSMLALLQHPEQLARLQEDPSLIPTAVEEFLRWASPVYHFRRTATRDVELGGKQVREGDKVVMWFASGNRDEEVFGNPYDFDVARQNNDHVTFGKGSPHLCLGNLLARTEIRIMFEELIPRLADIRLAGDVPRVRSNFVNGIKKLPVEVTLA; translated from the coding sequence ATGAGCATCCCGACCCCAACCTCAAGCCCGAGCACGACCGACGCGATACGCGAACCGATGCCGCTGGCCGATGTCGACCTCGCCGACCTGGACAACTTCACCGACGGGGTCACCCCTTGGCGGATGTTCCACACCCTGCGCCATGAGGACCCGGTGCACTGGCAGCCGGAGGAAGTCCCCAACTCCGGTTTCTGGGCGGTGACCCGGCACGCGGACATCGCCGCCGTCGACCGCGACTCGGAGACCTTCACCTCGACGAAGTTCGTCAACCTCGAAGAGGTCGACGACGACCAGATCAAGAGGCGCGCCTCCATCCTTGAGCTCGACGGCGTCCGCCACCGCGCCCTGCGCAGCCTGATCCAGCGCCAGTTCGGCGCGAGTGTCATCAACAGCTACACGGACTTCCTGCGCGGCCTGACCGCCACCACACTGGACGCCGCCCTGGCCAAGGGCAGCTTCGACTTCGTCAGGGAGATCTCAGCCGACTTCCCCATCAACGTGCTGGCCCGCCTCCTCGACGTACCTCCTACGGACAACCAGCAGCTCATCGACTGGGGAAACCGCATCATCGGAAACACCGACCCCGACTACGCCGATGTGCTGCTGCACAGCGAGGAGAGCGAGCAGTACCGCGACCTGCCGTTCCGCTCCCCCGCCTCACTCGAAGTCTTCGAGTACGGAAGGGAGTTGGCCCGCCGGCGGCGCGGAGGCGACGGTACGGACCTGGTGTCCAAGCTCGTCAACACCACCCCGCGCGACGGAGTGCCGCTCTCACCGCAGGACTTCGACAACTACTTCCTGCTGCTGGTCGTCGCCGGCAACGAGACCACCCGCCACACCATCACCCACTCCATGCTGGCCCTCCTTCAGCACCCCGAGCAGCTGGCGCGCCTCCAGGAGGACCCCTCGCTGATCCCCACCGCGGTGGAGGAGTTCCTGCGCTGGGCCTCGCCCGTCTACCACTTCCGCCGCACCGCGACCCGCGACGTCGAACTCGGCGGCAAGCAGGTCAGGGAGGGCGACAAGGTCGTCATGTGGTTCGCGTCCGGGAACCGCGACGAGGAGGTCTTCGGCAACCCGTACGACTTCGACGTCGCCCGGCAGAACAACGATCACGTCACCTTCGGCAAGGGCAGCCCGCACCTGTGCCTGGGCAACCTGCTCGCCCGTACCGAGATCCGCATCATGTTCGAGGAGCTGATTCCGCGCCTCGCGGACATCCGCCTGGCCGGCGACGTCCCCCGCGTCCGCTCGAACTTCGTCAACGGCATCAAGAAGCTGCCGGTCGAGGTGACTCTGGCCTGA
- a CDS encoding glutamine synthetase family protein, producing the protein MSASDTPDVRRHMERLAAEGIDVVRVIYPDLIGTDRARDVLLDHLPSACEHGLAFCRAVYHTSPQGDVVPVAGGLDAGLPDVCVRPDLSTLAALPWEPGVATCLGEVVDPATGAPAAESPRDLLRSVLDRCAEHGLRPVVGPELEYYLLEPAPDTPTGWRRAPETTGAVYTAGLRADPGNHLLRTLRHLRDLGIGVITGNHEFDGGQYEINLSHSGALDAADRAFRFKSAVKELARTEGKLATFMAKPFGEAGGSGFHLHLSCLAPDEEGGHNAFDDPSGTYGLSATARHAVAGILAHAPALAALANPTVNSYKRFGPDTLAPWLIDWGLDNRSAMLRIPPERGSGARLELRLGDAGANPYLLIAGTIAAALLGVRAGEEPPAPLEGYGYDTSKSPVLPTNLPAALDALEADTALTEVLGKDFTTSFLSYKRNEVERFQRHVTDWEFTEYAYHL; encoded by the coding sequence CTCGCCGCCGAGGGCATCGACGTGGTCCGGGTGATCTATCCGGACCTGATCGGCACCGACCGCGCCCGCGACGTCCTGCTCGACCACCTGCCGTCGGCCTGCGAGCACGGCCTCGCCTTCTGCCGCGCCGTCTACCACACCAGCCCGCAGGGCGACGTCGTCCCGGTCGCGGGCGGTCTGGACGCGGGACTGCCCGACGTCTGCGTGCGCCCGGACCTGTCCACCCTGGCCGCGCTGCCCTGGGAGCCCGGCGTCGCCACCTGCCTCGGCGAGGTCGTCGACCCGGCGACCGGGGCTCCCGCCGCCGAGTCACCGCGCGACCTGCTGCGTAGCGTCCTGGACCGGTGCGCCGAACACGGACTGCGGCCCGTGGTCGGACCCGAGCTGGAGTACTACCTGCTGGAGCCCGCCCCGGACACGCCCACCGGCTGGCGCCGCGCACCGGAGACCACCGGCGCCGTCTACACCGCCGGACTGCGCGCCGACCCCGGCAACCACCTGCTGCGCACCCTGCGGCACCTGCGCGACCTGGGCATCGGCGTCATCACCGGCAACCACGAGTTCGACGGCGGCCAGTACGAGATCAACCTCAGCCACTCGGGCGCCCTGGACGCCGCCGACCGCGCCTTCCGCTTCAAGAGCGCCGTCAAGGAACTGGCCCGCACGGAAGGCAAGCTCGCCACCTTCATGGCCAAGCCCTTCGGTGAGGCCGGCGGCTCCGGCTTCCACCTCCACCTCTCCTGCCTGGCCCCCGACGAGGAAGGCGGCCACAACGCCTTCGACGACCCTTCCGGCACGTACGGCCTGTCCGCCACCGCCCGGCACGCCGTCGCCGGCATCCTCGCCCACGCGCCCGCGCTCGCCGCGCTGGCCAATCCCACGGTCAACTCGTACAAGCGCTTCGGACCCGACACCCTCGCGCCCTGGCTGATCGACTGGGGTCTGGACAACCGCAGCGCCATGCTCCGCATCCCGCCCGAGCGGGGCTCCGGCGCCCGCCTGGAGCTGCGGCTCGGCGACGCCGGCGCCAACCCGTACCTGCTGATCGCCGGCACGATCGCCGCCGCCCTGCTCGGCGTCCGGGCGGGCGAGGAGCCCCCGGCCCCGCTGGAGGGCTACGGCTACGACACGTCCAAGTCCCCCGTACTGCCGACGAACCTGCCCGCGGCCCTCGACGCGCTGGAGGCGGACACCGCCCTCACCGAGGTGCTCGGCAAGGACTTCACCACCTCGTTCCTGAGCTACAAGCGCAACGAGGTCGAACGCTTCCAACGGCACGTCACCGACTGGGAGTTCACCGAGTACGCCTATCACCTGTGA